The following DNA comes from Anopheles coustani chromosome 2, idAnoCousDA_361_x.2, whole genome shotgun sequence.
ATGATTCGTAAAGTCATTTTCAGAAAAATTGCAAACAAAGCTTATTAGTTCCTATTTTTTTCTATGTAGTACACTCTACGAAATGATAGTTTACATCATTTCATGAACGACATTGGGCAAATGATGTCCCTCAGAAAAAACACGATTGTaactatttttgaaatttttctgCGCTATTCCGAATATATCCACAAGGATATTATCAATGGCGTTGCATATGTTAGTTCTCTGCTCTTCCACGGGCCGAAGTTAGTCTTTTTAAACGATAGATTAAAGATAACACCATGAAGAAGTAACAGGAAGCAAAATCGGTGGAGCGCGGCACATCACTtctcaacgaaaaaaaagcaatcgtGTATATGAATACTTGACAGCGAACGTCTGTCTACCCGTTTTTCAAACGCTAGCCGACATGTGGTTTGTGTGACAACCAAATTTCGACAACTCAACTTTTAAATAAGCCTATTTCCAGCACATTCTGACCACTGACATTCTGActacattttgaaaattggCGGCTATTTCAAATCATCAAGTTTCTCTGCCAACCCGGTTACGGTTGTACTTCAAAATGCTCCACAGTTCGCTTGGTCGTGATCCATGTGATCCATAGTTACTAAAGCAACTATTATGCTATAGCCTACCAAACATCTGATATTGGTTACTTACCACGTCTAACGGTATGTTGAACTGGCACAGGGTTAAGCAACCGTTTCTCATCATCGTATCGTCCGTCAGGTGCGTCGACATGCCATTGAGCAGCGTGTGGATGATGTGATTCTTCAGCGGCACGCCGAACTTCATCTTTTCTCGCCCTTTCACAATGTAGAACAACGTGGCGCTACGAGAAAATTGTAATGGTTAGCATAGGAGAAGGGACTTGAGAAACCACTGCGGCGTCCACCATGGTGTTTACCTGCCACTGATTTGAATGTTCTTGACACGTATATGCTTGTCCATCGCAGACAGGACGACGTCCAGCGCCTTATGGATCTGCTTGCACGTCTCGAACCGCAGCAGATGGTACAGGTCGTTCAACACCTTCGTCAGCAGCTCGTGCCGATCCTGGTAGGCAACGGCGGCCACCAAAATCTGCTCCTCCGTGGCCTCTCCAGCAATCTGTGGGGTGCAAAGAAATGCCCACCGTGAGTGTAATGCCCACCGCGGCAGGGCCCACCTCCCAATCCTGTCCACCCTCACTTACCCGCAGCGCCGGAATGTCGTGCCATTTGCAGGCCGAGTGCGACGTATAGTAGATGCCGAGAAAGTCCAGCGGCCGATCGACGCGACTGGCGAGCCCCGGGATGTCTGAGCTGCTTCCGGTGCTGGAGCCCGCCTTCTCGGCCACCCCGTCACCGGCCAGATTCGTGCCGGAGATGTCCAAGTGGCGCAATTTCGTAAGGTTTTCTACTAAATTTGCTAGTAACTGTGTGCGAAAGTGCAGAAGAACGTTTATTTTAGCGATCGAAAGTTCCACTCTTCGCTGAGGTTAGCACTTACTTTGTTAGGAGTTAGATAGTTGCCATCGACGTTCGCGCGCGACACGGACAGATCGAGCGTTTCGAGATTTTGCAGCTTGCAGAGCGTCGGGAACTCGTGCTCCAGGGGCCACACGTTGAACAGGATCAGCGTGCGCAGGTTCGGCAACTCCAGCAGAGCCTTCAGGCTGAAGTCGGCGAAGATGCAGGCCGTCAGGTCGAGGTGATGCAGCTCGGTCAGGTGCCCGAACTGGATCGACGGCTGCAGGACGACACCGTTCAGCTTAAGGCGCTGCAGGCGCGGGAGCTGCAGCTGGAAGTTGATTGGCGTCTTCTCGTTCGGCTCGCTGTGCTTCAGCATGTCCACGAACCGGCCGAGCTCGAGCGAGCGCAACTGCCGGCAGTGCTCGATCAGGATGTTCCACGAGGCGGTCGTGATCTTGTTGCAGTACCACATGGACAGCGAATTCAGCTGGTGCCGCAGCAGGATCCGCATGCCCTCGTTCGTGATGGTGCTGTTGCGCAGGCTGACATTACGCAGGGGCGTCTTCTCCGTGTCGCGGAATATTTGGATGAAGCGATCGTTGATGTCCTGCCCGCAGTCCTGCTGGTAGCGTAGGAATCtgcgaacgaaaaaagtaacaTCGATGTCATTAGTATGTACGctgttcattttcattcagCTCTCACTCTCCAAACCGGCCCCCATCCACACTCGATCCCAAACAGCTGCGGAATGCCACTGAATCATCAACCGAAACGGACTAGATTCTTTTCCAGCAGCATTTTAACCGCCGTCCCTCAAAGCTTTCCAGATTCCACGGCGCATAAGAAAACGGGGAACGGGTAAAAATAGTTCCACCAACATCGGCTACCAAGGAGCggccatttatttttaaaataacgaCGCAAATCGGTTTTACCACCACACGGAAATCTCGCCAACCTCATCGAAAATCATGGCAAATGGCACCCGACCAATACCTGTTTGTCTTCCTCCCGGCTGATCAGCTCGCCAAATTAAACTTTAAACTTTGTTCCGCCAGATAGCACACATCGgatgaaattcaaatttcaaaaatgctCACGAAAAAGATCATTCAATTAGAAATAGAACCAGCAATTTGATGTTTGTAATATGCGCAtcgaatctttttttttatcttatcaAATATGCAAAAAAACGCGCACCCAACCGAAACTGCACCCGGGTGCGATGGTTCTTTGGGGCCGGAAACGGTGCGAATCACACGGCCATTGAAGGGCTATAAATTGTTCAAGGCATCGttaaacaaaccaaatcaTAAATCGTCTCCGTTCGCTCTAAGTTTGACGTTTACCCGGAGTCAgcggaaaaaaggcaaacgaagaaacggaacggaaatatAAACGGGCGCGTATGGTAGCGAGTGGCCGCCATAGCTTTACTTCGCCATAATCATGATTCATTTCCCATGACCTTGCCCACgaaaaatgcaataaacaGAGGAAAGCCAACGTAGGAATGGGACAAGCTGTGGCTCTCCGATGATGGCTCATCAGAGGCGTACATGGCGACAGTTCGGCATTCCCCGTTCGCTGATGGTGGTAATTAAGACCGATTGGAAAAACAGGCAGAGGCCAACCAAACAccaatgatgatggtggttaaCTGTAGGATTTTGTAGTCTGGCCACCATtagtggtaaaaaaaaaacaggcgagCCGACAATGGCCAAGCCGAGggatattgaaattaaattaaatcgttAAGCGGACGGTCATCACCATCTTCTGATCCTAACCGTAAACGTTGTGAAAAGGGCTAAAAGCTCAGCTGATGTCCACGTCCTCTCCTCTCCTTCTCGTGGAATAGTAATCTTTCACAAGTCATTTTGTAGCAGCCCCTTAAAGATGgcaaagtgaaataaaatagaagaTGGCCCAATTTAAGGAGACCAGCGATTTTGCTCATCCATTTCCACCGTCAATGCCATTCGGCATATAAaacgttcgtttcgtttgcgcTCAATGAAGGCCATTCTCTCAACAGAGTCCCGCGAGCCTTGCGGTCTTTACCAAAATGTTGGCACAAGTGACGCCGTGAAACATTCCACCAGGCGAATTGTAAAGGAAGGAAATTTTAATCTCTTCTTATTTAACGTGTCTCAATGGCTGCGAATTGCCTAGTATGAATCAAATTGCCAAACCAAAAGACAAGCCTTAAATCGACACGTGACCGTCGCATGTATATGTAACTGCTTCGTTGTACCGATGCCGACAATGCCACGTGTGACATGCTCTCAGTCGAGGAGCTTGCGATGCAAGGGAAAAGAGAAACATCTTAATCAGGCTTGTGTGTTCGAATTGATccacaacaaaaaattaaaaaaaggaataagtataatagttttttttaaatcattgttAAACCACTGAAAACCTGCCGAACCAGTCAAAAACCATTGAATCATAACGGTGGTTTTCACTATCTCTTACTCATGCGAGATAAGTATGACGCTCCTATCTCAGAATCGAAAattgataagaaaatgtttgacTTACCATCTCGGGACTTCAAAATACTCTAATTAATGATATATTCTTTAGCGCTCCTTCGCAGGTGTTACGTAATAATAATTAAAGAAAACTTCATTTTACTAACAATACCAAGCGGAGCAGCAtctaaaaatgcaaaacaagcTCGCTCCAGCAATGGCAGTTTGTAAATGAGATGAACATATTTGCAATGTATGTGGACATCTATATTCATAAGTACGACAACAATTGAAATTATTAAGAATTGTAGAGAACATCTCTTATCTATACAAGAAGAATGAAAGTAGTGGCATGACATTCTGCTACCAACTAAAAATATTCCATAcctcaaaataaacaacaaagaatcattcagaagTGTTTCTCAAACTATGGGAAACCTTCAAATCTATTCAAGAATATTGCTGTATATagcatttttataaaaattgatttcaagTGCTCAATCATCAATAATATGATAAATAAAGCAAGCAAAGTACGttcgtatttaaaaaaaatatttttagaatAATAACAAAATGGACGAAATCGCGATACATGTCACCATTCAGATAGacaattttattacaattGTCGGGTAAAACATTAcctacataaaaaaatattatggcATTATTTTGATCCATCCAAAAACCTCTCTTCACCAATAGCGGATGTAGTATCAGTTAAGTGAGTGAATGAGTCATTAAAAAACAGGATAGATTTTCACTGGACAAAACGTTTTTCCCAAGCATACAAATACACATAAAACCTTCCATCGCAGGGCTCTAGATGACATTCAACAAATCTGTCCTTTGAAGGCCAAAAATATCGCATGCAAACCGTACGCCAGCAAGCGGCAAGTGCAATTCAATAATGAGCACACATGGGAAAGGACAATGTCGTGACATTCAAGCCCACCGCGACGGTAGAAAAGGCAGACGGCATCCATTGCGCACGTAACCCGACACTAACGGCCCCAAGTGGGCAGCTAGCTCGCTTCTCCGTCCCTTGCTGATCCTCGGCCGATCCGCGTTTTGAAGGTTGATCTTACCGAGCGACAAAGTCTCTGTCAAACGCTCTCTGTATGTCTGCGGCATCTACAACGAGTGTGTCAACATGACTCGGAACAAGCATATCGTCGGGAACCACAGCGATTACAGACGCACAGCTGTTACATTTAAGTGCGACGACAGTTTTTGACAGAGTATTGGTGGACGACAAGGCGCATAGTACATTCACTTTGGAAGGTTGATTCCTCCCTGAACCTTGCGCAAAGAGGAGTGGCTTTATTATTGTTTCAAATAGCTTATCAAAGTAGTTAGAAacagtggcggatttacacTCTATGGGGCCCTAAGCGGTAAAATGAATGGGGCCCCCGCACtaccgtaaaaagtaacagattttcgtcttgtttatatgcttttcaataaaatcaatgttagatattattttatcatcaaAAAGTTTTCTGGCTGACTCCTCGAAGTTCTATCTATATGTTGTTTAACAAGTCTTATGCAATaaagaatttttattaaaaatggtaTGCAGAACAAACGCATTGCTtacattgaaattgtttttcattcgcattattttattcttataTTGATTATATATTTGATATATTCtaaaattttgttgttttgatgcaaatacATGCTTTTTTACAATAATTAAACTATAAAAATTGTATCTTCTGTTACTCTTCAACTCTGATTATATACCGGACCAAActttcttaattttattatggtTCTTAGCATTAACTTTTATAGGATACAGTACAATGCACTTAATGCACAAAGCAAATTAATGAATTCTATCGAGTATTTGTTTAAgtataaattttacaaatttggCCGCAGAAGGTtcggggccccccgcggccgatcagtccgcgcaccgttaaatccgccactggTTAGAAAGTCCACTTTCCGGTTGGTGCAGTGTCGCATCAACGTTTAAAGCAATTTGACTTTTGATAGACTTTATCAACAAATGCTCGATGCGGTGCTGTCTAAAGAGTGGTTTAAACATACAACAATATAAACAAAGATAAGAATGTCTTGTGACTTTGATGTTTGCTGCTTCTGTTTCTAGTAATTTTCAAATCCTATGTTGCGGAGGAAGAAAATTCTCTAAAAAACTCACTGACTGTGTCAACCATCAGTAAATATTATAGTAATATACAATAGTGTAGTAACAAACTGAATAAATGGTTTGTAATGAAACAAGGGGCCGCGACAGCCGAGttgtagcgccggttagaagatcggcccatgagcgccggagCTCACCACCTCCCctatacgagaggactgactatccacgtacaacagggaaacaagtctcgtaagcccttaacgggcaggcatgaccaagaggtcgttacgccaagaagaagaagaagaagaagaatggaaCAAGTAACTATCATGGGGTGGGCGAGAAAAGCGATGGAATAATAGTAATCTAAACATACATCAtttgaggaaaataaaatgatactTCCAATGTCACTTTATGACACCCTTTTCTTTTGGAAGCAGATTTGAACACGGTGGGAAATGTAGAATAAATCACCGAAATGGAACCAACTATCAATTTTTATgatcaaaacaaatctttaagCCTCTGTAGCATATTTCTGATATGTTTTCCACGCAAAAATTACTTTAACTAATTAGATCCAAAGTTGGCACTCTGCAATGTGTATGGGATGAATGACAGTTTTTAtatgttatttgtttattgaaaCAGTAAAGATTTCGCTGATTTGCCTGTGAGGGTAAAGATTTCGCGTAATTTTTTCCTCCAATCCtcaaattaaatatttgaatcaaATAAAGAAGTTTCAtaatcaaacttttttttcggctTTCACTTTCCTCTGAAGTTTGCTAATGAAGTGCAAAGTCTAGGCGAAAAATATAGTacaaaaaaacggaaagtaaaaaacaggaaaaattgCAGATTGCATGAAGCTACAAGAAATTCTCTCATTGTTTGTTATCAAAGcgatttaacactagaactaccgcggTTTTGACGCTTGAAACTTTACCGcgatttttgttcaatattacaaagaaaattttactttcgaatacttaaaaataaagattccaTTGGATGTGTGAAATTCATGCATTGacatttggtagaattgttcagccttaagaaataaatgtgattgaaaaagtacctTACCAGTCAAAATGATTGGTCCGGTGTTTCTAGTGTTATTATAACAAATTTGCAAAAAAGGCCAGCGAGTAAAAAGAGTGATGCTCAACAAAAGCTAACCGCCAAGAAACCCGATATCGTCGTGCCACAATAGAAACCACCAGAAGCAATTTGAAATTGCATTCAACATTAACTCTACAACTTCCACCTCGGTTTTGCGTGGTTCAAGCAATTGCTTCAGGCTGGTAGCAACCGTAGGCCACCGCTGTATGTGTGTACACGTGAAGCGCATGAATGCAAATGCAGTTTTTACCAGAATTGCACACATCGGCAGTAAGAAGCGTGGTTTGCCCTGACCTGGCATAATCTGAATGGGCACTCGAAtaagaatgaaacaaaaagtaaattgcAGAAAAACCTGATTACAACCTTCTTTGATTGCATGAACATTTTTGATCCAGTTATGTTTTACCTAAAATACAAGAAGGTATGGTAACAACTTAGTTACGGCAAAGAGAAAACCCGCAGACATACTAGAAGATCGTTCCAGAAAGCATTATCCCCCACTAAAACCGGTTCAACAATGTTTTTCCCGATGAAATCGATGTAGCTACTACGCTGCCACCTGAAAAATCGGCCTACCATAACAAAGAACCATAAAGTTAGAACTAGAAAATTTGCAGGCCGTTTCGAGTTTCAAGTTTCACCACCTCTAGCTGCTAAACTAGCTTCTTGGATGTCAGCTGAGCTGAAATCGTAGGTGTGCGTTGCTAACGTTGTATACTTGTAGTGTAAAGTGGTGCATATAAGCGCCGCTCATTGCTTTATCACATGTAATGTGTAATAAAATTTCCTATTTCTGTTGTTTTCACTACAAAATGTTTGTAGTGTaaggataaaacaaaatatttatgttGCATACAGACGCCGCTCATTTCTATATGTCATAGGAGAAATGTGACAACATTTcctatttttgttgttatcgTAAAATGTTTGTAGTGCAAGCAACATTTTGTTTAACTTATTTTCACCCtccattaataaaaaaaaatcatttctatCATAGCTCACAATCACAAAATCCTTTGTAACCTCATTGAATATACGTCAATGTTTATAACAAGCCAACAAACAAGATTGTGCGTGATTTTACTATCCTGCAGCGAATCAAATTTTCCAGGCCTCGCTGGGCTAGTCATGTCTCCTTCCAAACGGAATCAATAATCTTCttaaaaaaacctaaaaaaaattttcttaGAGTACTAAgaatacaagaaaaagaataccAGACAAGTAATGGGAATTTTAGTGTAAACATCGACTGTAATATAATTCCTTTGCGGCCAACTCCTGGTTCTCATCGATATAGTTGTTGCTGGTTCAAATCTTTTCTCaacaaaaacatgtaaaattCTCTAAGGTAAAAATCGCACGGATCTtagggagttttttttttttttttttttttttttttttttttttttttttttaatgatgatgagtcccaccgcttacccctacataggtttgagagggacgaaagtatcttgcgatattgaatataaatcatcaaacgagagggggcattggggcattactctccagaacaatcgcatccatctctgctccattcatacaacggtcgccatcaattgcacaaagaggtacatcttagatttcccaactagcaaaaggggaccactttccggagtagggcaggttttttcgcacagttttggttaacaccgccagctatcaatggttgatagtgtggtgaaacccaccagtactacttaagggacctgatcttgttccttgcatacaacggtcccgagcaatcacctcgaaaggcaaatcgccgagtcccccaaggtaacgaggcaccaccttccggagtgtaaaagggtatttctgctctgtttgtagttcacaccgccaattaccattggttgataatgtggtgccactatcaagaacagaaagggacccaactacagcgagatgtgtagatactactagttcttttcgtacagccatgtCCACCAATTGTGTTTAGGTTAGAGATTTTTACAAGATCTTACCGTTTATCATTTCACATCCAAAGAAATGGATGTGTTTTTCCACACAGTTTTTCCAATTGCCTTACGCGGAAACTGACAATGTCAGCTGTAGGATTTTGTATTCTAAACTGATGAATGTGCTTGAAGCATACTCAATGCGCACTATTAACCCACCTTACTCTACTGAGTAATCCACGGtgatgtggaaaataaaaccttgcATCAGCGAGTGAACGTGCCCAACATTGAATGCCCTCGTTCGCGTCGACCGTAGGCTCCCGAGGGGGGGTGGGCAAGGGTGTTCTCGGTGATGAGGGAAGGGCATGGGCATCATATGATAAAGAAAACCTGTTCACCACCCAGCCCTGGTTTTGGTGGCTTCGGGTGGGAAGCACTGGTACAGTGGTGGGCACTTGAATGACCGCGTCTTTGCGTAGATCGCCCGTTCGACTTCCGAGAGTTGTGCTCGCGATTGTACTTTGCCGCAACAACGGTAGCACAAACAATGATAACGCGACGGCTAGCAACCAACAAATACGGCCGGACTGCGCTATCAAAAACGCATCTATCTATCACGCAAGAATGTTGCAGTACGATGTCAGAATGAAAGGTCGAGCGGTCGGTCAGGCGGCGGGCGTACGGAGCGTAAAACAAATGCATGCAAACAACGCCGCTGTAAAAACAGCTGATTTTAGCATCCAATCGCTGTGTCCAACGCGTCGAGCAGGCAGGCGGTTGCAATTGTAGATTTTTTGTCGAAAAACACCCACTCGCGTTGCACTGCATAGAACGAAGCGGTAGAACAAGATAGCATTATATAACGAATGTTGTTTCGAGAGGAAGTGCCCCATCGTGTGGCTATCGTTGAGGACAGAATGTATATTCCCATCCCTCCCTTCCTCTCTTCCACTACCCTTGCATACACATACATATGTTGGCGTGCCGTCATAAGAAAGTTGGCGTCGACGCTTTTCCTCGGCGCTCTTTGTTCGGGATACAACTCCGAGATTGCCCTTTGGCTACCGAGGAAGCCTGGTAGAGGTGAAGAACGCGGGGAACACGCCTAGTCGTGCGTCGCAATAGGCCTACCGCCCTGCGCTAGAGGTTATTAACGGGGACCAGAAGCACTCCGACGTACACTTTTAGCCTGATAACACACGTCATTTGTCAAGAGCGAGAGTTGCTGAGGCTTTATAGAGCGACGTGTTTAGCCGAGATGGACGAAGGAATCTGATGAGATGCGTTGAAGCAAGATAGAGAGACacagagagaaggagagggaGTAGAATCAATGCTTTCAAATGTCATTCTCCCTTCGGGCAATGTTCGCCTTACGCCTAATGCAGCTTTCACCGGACGACGGTCAACAAAGACCGTTCGATAAAAACCAGTGTCTATAATCATCAGGTGAGCGTtgggttgaaaagaaaataggcCAGAGGGACAAAGGTAGCACACGCATTAACACAGCACACCGCGTGACTCACCGATCGCAGATTTCGTTCGGTATGATAACGTCGTCCTTCAGTTCCAGCTGATGCGTGACCGGGTCGGTGTTGCACATGACGTCGAGATTTTTCGCCAAGAAGCGGATGGTCGTCTCCAGCAGCGTTGGAAGTTCCTCGTCCATGATGCCGTTTTCTTTGAGTCTCACACGACCCAGCATTGTATTGTTACTGCTGCTCGAACACGGACGTTTTCACTGCGTTGCACACCGCGCACacaggaagaaaaaccaaccgaatTTCTTTTGAAGACTTTATCGCCTGCAAAGCCGTTCTCTCTAACAAGTGTTGATAGCTAGAATCGATATGATCAGATTGTGGCAGCGTATACCAACAACTGGACACTAACTCCCAACACGGCACCGATCTTTTCACACAGGGACAGCCCTTGCCAGAAGGGGTaaccacagacacacacacacaatgcaCACACTTTTCCTATGCGCGATTTTAACAGCAATGCAccctttgtttttccacacaGCCAGCAAAGCCAACTGCGACGCACAATTCACTGGACACTGCTATCTCTCCACTCCACGGCTCTATCAGTGCATGGTTAACGAAACAAACAGACAACTGATTATTATATGTTTTCCGATGGCATATTACAGCTTAACGCACGTTCTGTTGTTTTCCTAGGGCAGTCTAAACTCATACTGCTTTTTCCTAAACCCGCAGCATTCCGATAACGATGTATGAAAAGAAGCACTGCGGACACACTAATGGACGATAATGATTGCTCGTGACGCGACAAAGACGATGGGGACGTTCAAATTGCCCCTAGACCGCCGTTTTTACCATTAGTAGCTGCTCAGGGCAGGATGAACCCAAAAGTGTGCATGCCCCTTCCGCTCGCTGTACCGCAAAGCATGCAAAAAAGGACGCTGCAAACGGTAAAGAACTACGTATTTAGGACACATCGATCGGGACACAGCACTTTGCACAAACTACTTCAACTACGACACCATCTCTACTAGCAGTTCAGCACTGGGAAAAGGACCGACATAACGCCGTGCCACCCGTGCCTCCCTTCCCTGCTGCACcaactatgtgtgtgtgatatgACGTCgtaacataaacaaacccGCTCTCGTCGTTCCGtgaaaccaaaaacacaaaGAACGGGCAAGCGAGATAGCGCGTGGGCTTGCGGGCATTCGTTCCAAACACGTTCCTCTAAGCTATCCTGCACTCCTTCTAACGCGCACGAGTGCCTATAGACTGGTTCCATCTGGTAGACCTGCTGGTCCCGTTACGACCCAGCTGGTGTAGTGATCTCGCTCTCATCGCACAGGCTGTCATGCCTAGACAAATGCTAGTTCCGTCAGCCCATCTGGTGCCTGACGGCACGGGTGGAATCCACTTTTCGTGACGTTTACATATTCGGCCGATCAGCGTACTATAAGTAACCTTCAAATTTCTCGAATCGCCCGGAATTGATTCAACATGCAAATCCACTATTGTTACAATGAACAACGCAATCGATTGCTAGCAACAATATTCGATAGTGCGCATCACACACACAGTGAGGGCGAACGCTGGCgccattcaaaacaaaacatcaaccTAAACTTTGCATCACCTGATCGGGCTCACCTGAAAGTGGcacaatggaaaagtttaatcCATTTTCAGAAACGCACACCCGAGTCGAGAAATTGTTGAATGAATGGGAAGCATGTTGATGTTCTGTGTGTTGCCTTTGTCACCGCACATGGAGAAGTACGTCCTTGGTAGACGAATGCGAACTACTTTTCAAGGCGGTATTAAATGGGGCGATGAAAAAAACAGACTAAGGCCCGGAAAGGAACGGGTGATACAGGGTGCCTAAGAAGACAGCGACTTGAATTTACAAaagctaaaaataaatcaattctttctactcttcttcttctttttaccAACGCTCAAACAGAATGAAAATTGCCTGGCTGCATGTACAAATACACAGATGGTGGTTCACATAATCTCAATGCCACTACAATAATTCCATCCTCGAACTTCACCGAGTGCGTCATGTGCCACGACGGTGGTATTTTTTAATCTAGAACCAGTAACCGCCAGCTGTTTCGGTTATGCATGCGAGCAGGAAATGTCAACCTCACATGCTCGGGCACACTATCGCTTAGCCTGAACGAAATGTTGCGGCTCGTTCTGCCGCCCGAGGACGACCTTGGGGTATCTCGATTGCACGCGAATGCGATAAACAGAGGCTGGTCTTAGCTAATTCTTCATTTTCCCTATCATCTTCGGCCGCACACAGTGGACCAGCCCGTGGCTGTGAACGTCAACAATAAGAACACATGTTGTTTTGCTGCTGTACTACGCAAATAGCCACTGTAGCACGTCGGAGGGATGCATCCTTTTGTAGTGGTCTTCGGAACGGGGCGACACATGTACGGAAAAAATCCTGCCCCTCGCAGGTGCTACAATAAatatcacaaacacacatttcaCCCCGAACGTCAGATGTTGAAGATTTCACAACGCAAAAAAGGTTCTACACCACTTCCGCATCGAGAAGATTCGTGGTGCAGCTAGCTGGGTCTTTCGCTACTGTGCGCTACGCACTTTTTGCCTTTCCCGATGACTCCTCGTAGAAACAGTTTAAATTATGCTAGCAACACATGCAAAACCGATCAATTGTTGACGAATGCCAacatcttttacttttgcaGAACTTCACACGACTCGACAAGACCGTCCGACCAGATGACGACTTTCGAATGGTGTAGAGGTAGTGTTGGCACAATCGGGATTCAAAAGATTCAAAAACTCGATCCGTTGGCCGATTCCATACGATTAGATGCGCAGGTAGTGTAATGTTCAATGAATTGACTTTGCACAACTGGACACATCAATAGCAGGAATAAACAAGGTTggtttgaaagaaaaacacttttcttG
Coding sequences within:
- the LOC131263276 gene encoding protein zer-1 homolog, with translation MLGRVRLKENGIMDEELPTLLETTIRFLAKNLDVMCNTDPVTHQLELKDDVIIPNEICDRFLRYQQDCGQDINDRFIQIFRDTEKTPLRNVSLRNSTITNEGMRILLRHQLNSLSMWYCNKITTASWNILIEHCRQLRSLELGRFVDMLKHSEPNEKTPINFQLQLPRLQRLKLNGVVLQPSIQFGHLTELHHLDLTACIFADFSLKALLELPNLRTLILFNVWPLEHEFPTLCKLQNLETLDLSVSRANVDGNYLTPNKLLANLVENLTKLRHLDISGTNLAGDGVAEKAGSSTGSSSDIPGLASRVDRPLDFLGIYYTSHSACKWHDIPALRIAGEATEEQILVAAVAYQDRHELLTKVLNDLYHLLRFETCKQIHKALDVVLSAMDKHIRVKNIQISGSATLFYIVKGREKMKFGVPLKNHIIHTLLNGMSTHLTDDTMMRNGCLTLCQFNIPLDVMFEYERLVQILLHGVSYREQEGFVQRIAIYLLNSLACQVDGSQKLFLGDLGAISTMLNLISDRLSRRMFDDVMEVAWSTMWNVTDETAKNCERFLDGRGMEYFIGCLKLFPDRDDLLRNMMGLLGNVAEVKELRPRLMTPVFITEFSNLLDSSSDGIEVSYNAAGVLAHIASDGEAAWTIPSPTRYSVLVRMVEAIERWDLSAERNINYRSFEPILGLIRCYHTPQCQHWAVWALANLTKVYPTKYCRVVEQERGVELLQELIEHPAPYPRLKELAQIVLTHCRNLSEPMGASAGGSDGAGGATDGSNTDPTVMELDG